The following coding sequences lie in one Chitinophagaceae bacterium genomic window:
- a CDS encoding 3'-5' exonuclease, with amino-acid sequence MLNNLHFEQLICLDIETAPGYSVFDQLPEALKELYLKKSERLKSEGETPEEQYFNHAGIYAEFGKVICISLGMFRKEKETGEWHFRLKSIYGDDEKQLLLEFAGLLQHYHQSKHFQFCGHNIREFDVPYLCRRMLIHGIPLPALLDISGKKPYEVIMVDTMQLWRFGDYKHFTSLKLLATLFGIPSPKDDIEGKDVGRVYWVERDLQRIVNYCQKDVVTVAQLVLRFKGLPLMNTENIHLSE; translated from the coding sequence ATGTTAAACAATTTACATTTCGAGCAATTAATCTGTCTCGATATCGAGACTGCACCCGGATATTCAGTTTTTGATCAGCTACCGGAAGCGTTAAAAGAACTTTACCTGAAAAAATCAGAACGATTGAAATCGGAAGGGGAAACTCCCGAGGAACAGTATTTCAATCATGCAGGTATCTATGCAGAATTCGGGAAAGTAATTTGTATTTCACTCGGCATGTTCAGAAAAGAAAAAGAAACCGGGGAATGGCATTTCAGGTTAAAATCCATTTATGGTGATGATGAAAAACAATTACTGCTGGAGTTTGCCGGATTGTTGCAGCATTATCACCAATCGAAGCACTTTCAGTTTTGCGGACATAACATCCGAGAATTTGATGTCCCCTATCTCTGCCGCAGAATGCTGATTCATGGAATTCCACTACCTGCCCTACTGGATATTTCCGGCAAAAAACCATATGAAGTAATAATGGTTGACACCATGCAACTCTGGCGTTTCGGTGACTATAAACATTTTACATCATTAAAATTGCTTGCCACACTCTTCGGCATTCCATCTCCAAAAGATGACATTGAAGGAAAGGACGTTGGCCGGGTTTACTGGGTTGAAAGGGATTTGCAACGCATCGTGAATTACTGTCAGAAAGATGTGGTGACTGTCGCGCAACTGGTGCTTCGTTTTAAAGGACTTCCACTGATGAATACTGAAAATATCCATTTGAGTGAGTAA
- a CDS encoding right-handed parallel beta-helix repeat-containing protein, with translation MKKLFTGYCLLLLLLVNSSFATNYYFSNNGNDSNIGTSTTEPWQTINQLNTVQLQPGDSVLFLTANTFRGQITVYNGGDESNPVYFGTYGGIVPAIITGAEIVANWSPFSDTVYTTPFYNTPAQLFANSSRMVIARYPNSGYLIHQMGIGDTGFVDTTLTQAAHYWDSAGIRMRTTNRLYEYNRVSRFSGDSIYFVNNSFVAIENGYGYYLDNVFLELDTAGEWYYDTNTQLLYFYPPAGTDPNQLVVEASIYEYGILFENGAGYCTIENLQFEKCSKSGIASPGSVTQLIVRNCQFISQGEDGIALMNGASESEVTGSLFKNIAGAAFTATQLSATLIAHNEISNIGLYAGYGINTLQQGIGISIDEGNEVTVSENNIDSTGNSSVNVNGLKMVIEKNNCTYSLLHFNNQGSIYSYGSNSDSVIIRSNIVQYVIGSNEATSNAPINASGIFLDEQTNHYQVENNTVAFANSYGVCLFHGGTDHMINGNVIFGCNNGALRFEEGIIGSNNNHIVTGNTFYSLNEYADIVSMISTVESFAPASFDSNYYFNPYNYFSVRKQLLTSPEPQDHYYTLSQWKSIYGGDSGSKETFFFRNRFIATDSIGANLIDNGAFTNNTDGWNNGTPDNLWLLLDNTTLLDYGCMKLITFDDQPYNYGEAYYGGVTLESNGFYQLRFSCYSMKEGNIGLFQKQSEFPYLTIALARYFPFSTVRKDYQTVFSYDGNGEISRLVTHLLYEDSIIWLDNFSIIKTDALYEDPLKKSRLFVNSSATTIVYDLSDSVFYDLDQNTVTGQLLVPPYSSTILIFDSSLITTSHEPVAPSPNHSTLFIYPSLTTVNDGINIACDNLSDQNCVISITDLQGRQVFTKIFQKPLQLNHIQLPATLLPGAYFATMVAGKYNATGKFILK, from the coding sequence ATGAAAAAATTATTCACGGGTTATTGTTTGCTATTACTATTGCTCGTTAATTCATCATTCGCCACTAATTATTATTTTTCAAACAACGGCAACGACAGCAATATTGGCACTTCCACTACTGAACCCTGGCAAACGATCAATCAATTGAATACAGTACAATTGCAACCAGGTGATAGTGTACTTTTTCTCACTGCAAATACTTTCCGCGGTCAAATCACTGTTTATAACGGTGGTGATGAATCCAATCCTGTTTACTTCGGAACCTATGGAGGAATTGTTCCGGCCATCATTACAGGTGCAGAGATAGTAGCAAACTGGAGCCCTTTTTCGGATACTGTTTATACAACTCCTTTTTACAACACGCCTGCTCAACTATTCGCAAACAGTAGCCGTATGGTGATTGCCCGGTATCCTAACAGCGGTTATTTGATTCATCAGATGGGAATTGGTGATACAGGGTTTGTTGATACCACTCTTACTCAGGCAGCACATTATTGGGATAGTGCCGGCATCCGGATGCGGACAACCAACAGGCTTTATGAATACAATCGCGTAAGCCGATTTTCCGGTGACTCCATCTATTTTGTAAACAACTCATTTGTTGCCATCGAAAACGGTTACGGCTATTACCTCGATAATGTTTTCCTTGAACTGGATACTGCCGGAGAATGGTATTACGATACTAACACGCAACTGCTATATTTTTATCCGCCTGCGGGGACTGATCCGAACCAACTAGTGGTGGAAGCATCGATATATGAATATGGAATTCTATTTGAAAATGGTGCGGGCTACTGTACCATTGAAAATCTGCAGTTCGAAAAATGTTCAAAGTCAGGAATTGCTTCACCGGGATCAGTTACGCAACTCATTGTGAGAAACTGCCAGTTCATTTCACAAGGTGAGGATGGCATTGCTCTGATGAATGGTGCATCTGAAAGTGAAGTAACAGGCTCGCTGTTCAAAAATATTGCAGGTGCCGCTTTTACTGCAACTCAACTTTCTGCCACATTGATTGCTCACAATGAAATAAGCAACATCGGACTTTATGCCGGATATGGAATCAATACCCTGCAGCAGGGCATTGGAATTTCGATTGATGAAGGGAATGAGGTTACCGTGTCTGAAAACAACATCGACAGCACTGGTAATTCTTCGGTGAATGTAAATGGACTGAAGATGGTTATTGAAAAAAATAATTGCACGTATTCCTTGCTTCATTTTAATAACCAGGGAAGCATTTACAGCTATGGAAGCAATTCTGATTCTGTAATTATAAGAAGCAACATCGTTCAATATGTTATCGGAAGCAATGAAGCCACTTCGAATGCACCTATAAACGCGAGCGGAATTTTTCTTGATGAGCAAACGAATCATTACCAGGTAGAAAATAACACGGTTGCTTTCGCCAATTCTTATGGTGTATGTTTATTTCACGGTGGTACCGATCATATGATAAATGGAAACGTAATTTTTGGCTGCAATAATGGAGCGCTACGATTTGAAGAAGGTATTATTGGATCGAACAACAACCATATTGTTACAGGAAATACTTTCTACTCATTGAACGAATATGCTGATATCGTTTCCATGATTTCGACAGTGGAAAGCTTTGCGCCTGCATCCTTCGACAGCAATTACTATTTCAATCCGTATAATTATTTTTCTGTAAGAAAACAGTTGCTCACTTCACCGGAACCTCAGGACCATTATTACACACTTTCGCAGTGGAAAAGTATCTATGGTGGCGACAGCGGGTCAAAGGAGACTTTCTTTTTTCGCAACCGGTTCATTGCAACAGATTCTATTGGAGCTAATCTCATAGATAATGGCGCATTTACTAATAATACCGATGGTTGGAACAATGGAACTCCAGACAACCTGTGGTTACTACTCGACAATACAACTCTTCTTGATTATGGATGCATGAAATTAATAACGTTCGACGATCAGCCTTATAATTATGGTGAAGCATATTACGGAGGCGTCACGCTTGAAAGTAATGGATTCTATCAACTACGTTTTAGTTGTTATTCAATGAAAGAAGGAAATATAGGATTGTTTCAGAAGCAATCAGAATTTCCTTATCTCACAATTGCTCTTGCAAGATATTTCCCATTTTCTACCGTGCGCAAAGATTATCAAACCGTTTTCTCATATGATGGGAATGGCGAAATAAGTCGTCTTGTTACGCATCTTTTGTATGAAGACTCAATAATATGGCTGGATAACTTTTCTATTATTAAGACTGATGCACTTTATGAAGACCCACTAAAAAAGTCGAGACTGTTTGTTAATAGCAGCGCAACGACTATAGTGTACGATTTGTCGGATTCTGTTTTTTACGACCTTGATCAAAATACCGTGACTGGCCAATTATTAGTGCCACCCTATTCATCGACGATTCTTATTTTTGACAGTTCATTGATTACAACGAGCCATGAACCTGTTGCACCTTCGCCCAATCATTCCACTTTGTTTATTTATCCTTCACTAACTACCGTGAATGACGGAATTAATATTGCATGCGATAATTTATCAGATCAGAATTGTGTTATCAGCATAACAGATTTGCAAGGGAGACAGGTTTTCACAAAAATATTTCAGAAACCTTTGCAACTAAACCATATTCAATTGCCTGCTACTCTGTTGCCCGGCGCCTATTTCGCAACTATGGTTGCTGGAAAATATAATGCTACGGGAAAATTCATTCTGAAATAA
- the purE gene encoding 5-(carboxyamino)imidazole ribonucleotide mutase produces MTNNEQPQVAIIMGSDSDLQVMKEAASILEEFKVNYQLTIVSAHRTPERMMSFAKSAAGLGIKVIIAGAGGAAHLPGMVASLTHLPVIGVPVQSKAMSGIDSLYSIVQMPQGVPVATVAINGAFNAGLLALQILALTDGGILSEKLIAYKNKLKNSVEDKAQELEHSGYKEYLKEHD; encoded by the coding sequence ATGACAAATAATGAACAACCGCAGGTAGCCATTATCATGGGTTCCGACAGTGATTTGCAGGTAATGAAAGAAGCAGCTTCCATACTGGAAGAATTCAAGGTAAATTACCAGCTAACCATTGTTTCCGCGCACCGCACACCGGAACGAATGATGAGCTTTGCGAAATCTGCTGCCGGCCTGGGAATTAAAGTAATTATTGCGGGAGCCGGCGGCGCGGCACATTTACCCGGAATGGTTGCATCCTTAACACACCTTCCTGTTATCGGCGTGCCGGTGCAATCGAAAGCCATGAGTGGAATTGATTCATTGTATTCGATTGTACAAATGCCGCAAGGGGTTCCAGTAGCTACTGTTGCAATTAACGGGGCATTTAATGCTGGTTTACTTGCGCTGCAGATCCTGGCACTTACTGATGGTGGTATCCTCTCGGAAAAATTGATTGCCTACAAAAACAAACTAAAAAATAGCGTAGAAGACAAGGCGCAGGAACTGGAGCATTCAGGATATAAAGAATACCTGAAAGAACATGATTGA
- a CDS encoding M13 family metallopeptidase: MKKLLLAPLAGMLFVISCTPAKKEMPKEYTAIDVSAFDSSYSPVQDFYEYINAKWVKNNPIPATESSWRAFEVVDDSVKSKVRKVLEAAASDKNAAKGSSAQKVGDFFSTGMDSVAIEQAGITPLKPWFDSIAAFKTTDDVIRFTAQSNLVNSTALLACYVEQDQKDSKKYILYMTQTGIGLPDRDYYFLTDAKSRQIRDEYVKHIAKYFTMMNVDQAMAEKNAAAIIGIETGLAKASMTRVQQRDPYATYNKMSVADLYKNYPVINWDVYFKSLSLKNFDSLIVSQPLYLKQANEALKSVSIEDWKTYFTFHLINGAASNLSAAYAAEDFNFYSKTIRGIEQIDPRWKRIQDLENYCLGELVGQEYVKTNFAPESKTRMLEMIHNLLDAYSERIAKLDWMQDSTKLYAQKKLSQITIKVGYPDKWRDYSTVEIDKGPFILNVARAIEFESHRNLNKLGTTVDRTEWGMTPQTVNAYYNPVNNEIVFPAAILQPPFFYADGDDAVNYGGIGAVIGHEVTHGFDDQGRRYDAEGNLRDWWTKADGEQYDARTKLITEQFNTYSPIDSFFINGALTQGENIADLGGLTISYNAFKNAAPKNSQDTMIIKGLTPDQRFFISFAKVWAGSFRPEEQKRRLVMDPHSPGKYRVIGTLSNMPEFYQAFGVKEGDKMYRPDSVRGKVW, translated from the coding sequence CTGCCACTGAAAGTTCATGGAGAGCTTTTGAGGTAGTGGATGATTCTGTAAAAAGCAAAGTAAGGAAGGTGTTGGAAGCTGCGGCTTCAGATAAGAATGCCGCAAAAGGAAGCAGTGCCCAGAAAGTGGGAGATTTCTTTTCAACGGGCATGGACTCCGTGGCCATTGAACAGGCCGGCATTACCCCACTTAAACCCTGGTTTGATTCCATCGCAGCGTTTAAAACCACTGACGATGTAATCAGGTTTACGGCTCAATCGAACCTTGTAAATTCAACAGCATTGCTGGCATGTTATGTAGAGCAGGATCAGAAAGACAGTAAGAAATATATACTCTATATGACTCAGACAGGTATTGGTCTTCCCGACAGGGATTATTATTTTCTAACGGATGCGAAGTCCAGGCAGATCAGGGATGAATACGTAAAGCATATTGCCAAATACTTTACGATGATGAATGTTGACCAGGCCATGGCAGAAAAAAATGCGGCTGCAATTATTGGCATTGAAACAGGTCTGGCAAAAGCTTCGATGACGAGAGTTCAGCAGCGTGATCCATATGCGACTTACAATAAAATGTCAGTAGCAGATTTGTATAAAAATTATCCGGTTATTAACTGGGATGTCTATTTCAAATCTCTCTCGCTGAAAAACTTTGACTCGCTGATTGTAAGTCAGCCATTGTATTTGAAGCAAGCAAATGAAGCATTGAAATCAGTGAGCATTGAGGATTGGAAGACCTACTTTACTTTCCATTTAATAAATGGAGCAGCATCAAATCTGAGCGCCGCTTATGCAGCGGAAGATTTTAATTTTTACAGCAAAACCATTCGTGGAATAGAACAGATCGATCCAAGATGGAAGCGCATACAGGATCTTGAAAATTATTGCCTCGGGGAATTGGTTGGACAGGAATATGTGAAAACCAACTTCGCACCTGAGTCTAAAACAAGAATGCTCGAGATGATACACAATCTCTTAGATGCATACAGTGAACGAATAGCAAAACTGGATTGGATGCAAGACAGCACCAAGCTGTATGCACAAAAGAAATTGAGTCAGATTACAATCAAAGTAGGGTATCCTGATAAGTGGCGCGACTATTCAACGGTGGAAATTGACAAGGGCCCTTTTATCCTGAATGTAGCCCGTGCCATTGAATTTGAAAGCCATAGAAACCTCAATAAACTGGGAACTACAGTTGACCGCACTGAATGGGGAATGACACCACAAACGGTGAATGCTTATTATAACCCGGTAAATAATGAAATCGTATTTCCTGCTGCTATTCTTCAACCTCCTTTCTTTTATGCTGATGGTGATGATGCTGTAAACTACGGTGGCATCGGTGCTGTGATTGGTCATGAAGTTACACATGGTTTTGATGACCAGGGAAGACGTTATGATGCGGAAGGTAACCTGAGAGACTGGTGGACAAAAGCAGATGGAGAACAATATGATGCCCGTACAAAACTTATCACTGAACAATTCAACACTTATTCTCCGATTGATAGCTTCTTCATCAATGGCGCATTAACTCAAGGAGAAAATATTGCGGATTTGGGCGGACTGACTATTTCCTATAACGCGTTTAAGAATGCTGCTCCGAAAAATTCACAGGATACCATGATCATAAAAGGGCTTACACCTGATCAGCGTTTCTTTATCAGCTTTGCAAAAGTCTGGGCAGGATCATTTCGTCCGGAAGAACAAAAGCGCAGGTTAGTGATGGATCCTCATTCACCTGGTAAATATCGCGTAATCGGTACACTGTCCAATATGCCCGAATTCTACCAGGCATTTGGTGTGAAAGAAGGCGACAAAATGTATCGTCCGGATTCTGTTCGTGGTAAAGTATGGTAG
- a CDS encoding 5-(carboxyamino)imidazole ribonucleotide synthase: protein MKNKPVIGVIGGGQLGRMFIEEALRYNIDCIIVDADKDCPASVIAHDHIVGSIAEAGPIRRLGEVADVLTYEIEHIYTAPLFQLQKEGKTLIPSPQILQIVQDKGLQKQFYADHNIPTAKFQLVNNETEWAAVIKSFRWKKFVAKSRKEGYDGKGVQVMNADDVLKLGNIPFKTPAVLEAFIDCKKEISIIVARDKQGAITCFPPVEMEFDPVANLVTMLVCPASLKKNLLKKATEIATHVVESMSGVGLFAIELFLDHADRWYVNEMAPRPHNSGHHTIEACYTSQYEQLLRILLGLPLGSTALIKPAVMINLLGPMDFSGPYYLDGYDAILKMEGVYVHLYGKKESRPMRKLGHITILAGTVKEARKKAKWVQRHCSIRKSGATES from the coding sequence ATGAAAAATAAACCGGTGATAGGAGTGATTGGCGGTGGACAGCTTGGCCGTATGTTTATTGAAGAAGCGTTGCGTTATAATATTGATTGCATCATTGTGGATGCAGATAAAGATTGTCCCGCATCAGTAATTGCCCACGATCACATTGTTGGAAGCATTGCCGAAGCCGGCCCAATCAGGCGCTTGGGCGAGGTAGCAGATGTGCTTACCTACGAGATCGAACATATCTATACAGCACCTTTGTTTCAATTGCAGAAGGAAGGCAAGACGCTGATTCCATCTCCGCAAATTCTTCAAATTGTTCAGGACAAAGGATTGCAGAAACAATTTTACGCTGATCATAATATACCGACTGCAAAATTTCAATTGGTAAATAATGAAACAGAATGGGCAGCGGTAATTAAATCTTTTCGCTGGAAAAAATTTGTGGCGAAATCGCGAAAAGAAGGATATGATGGCAAAGGCGTGCAGGTAATGAATGCCGATGATGTTTTAAAGCTCGGAAATATTCCTTTTAAAACTCCGGCAGTGCTTGAGGCATTTATTGATTGTAAAAAAGAGATTTCCATAATCGTTGCAAGAGATAAACAAGGCGCAATTACTTGTTTCCCGCCAGTGGAAATGGAATTTGATCCTGTTGCCAATTTAGTTACGATGCTGGTCTGTCCTGCTTCACTGAAAAAAAATTTGCTAAAGAAAGCGACTGAGATTGCAACCCATGTAGTAGAATCCATGAGCGGTGTAGGACTTTTTGCTATCGAATTGTTTTTGGATCACGCTGACCGTTGGTATGTAAATGAAATGGCACCGCGTCCCCACAACAGTGGCCATCATACTATTGAAGCCTGTTATACCTCGCAGTACGAACAGCTATTGCGGATACTCTTAGGTCTTCCATTGGGAAGCACTGCCCTTATTAAACCTGCGGTGATGATTAACCTGCTCGGCCCAATGGATTTTTCAGGACCGTATTATCTGGATGGATATGATGCCATTTTAAAAATGGAGGGTGTGTACGTTCATCTGTATGGAAAAAAGGAATCAAGGCCCATGCGAAAACTAGGACACATTACTATTCTTGCTGGCACAGTAAAAGAAGCAAGGAAAAAAGCGAAGTGGGTGCAGCGCCACTGCAGCATAAGAAAATCAGGTGCAACTGAATCATAA